The DNA sequence AGATCATGTCCGTGGAAACAAAAACGCAAAAGTATTTTTGGTTGAGTATTCCGATTTACAATGTCCTTATTGTTCAAGTTTTCATCCCACAACTACTCAAATTCTTGAGGAATATGGCGACAAAGTAGCGCTTGTTTATCGACATTTTCCGCTTGACCAGATTCACCCGCAGGCACGTCCGGCTGCTGTTGCTTCCGAGTGCATAGCTGATTTGGGCGGTCAAGATGCGTACTGGAAATTTTTAGATGCAGTTTTTGCCGACCAGAAAGGGTCGCTTGCTGATATGTCAAGTATTGCCGTAAAGGCAGGTGTGAGTAAGGTCGCATTCCAAACCTGTATTGATTCGGGAAAATTTGATAGCGCTGTAGAGGAGGACTACCAGTCGGGACTAACGGTTGGAATTACAGGAACTCCGGGAAGTTTAGTGGTAAACGAAAAAGGTGAAGTATGGTTGGTTCCCGGTGCTCTACCTTTTGCCCAACTTAAAACAACCATAGACGAAGCATTAGCCTCATAAAAGAATTGAGTATTCTCGCTTGTTTACATAGCTGGGGGTTTAGTTTATGAATATATTCTGCTATAATGTCACCCTATGGCAGTTAGCGAACATAGTTGTAGGGATTTTCGAGGCTCAGTTGGTCAAAAACTTCCAAGTTGTACCGGGTGTGGTTTGAGAGTAATCTACGATACGGAAGGTGGAGCAAGGTTAGACGGAGAGTGTCCGAAATTAAATAAGAAAGAAGAAAATCAGACTCCGATTATTCCTAGAGATAGAAACCGGGGAAATGGCTAAACTCCCTCCAACACTTTATAAGCAACAACCGCCGCACAACCCCAAGTGTTAAATGAGATGTTTATTCCGTGCATGGGTAGTTCTAC is a window from the Candidatus Woesebacteria bacterium genome containing:
- a CDS encoding thioredoxin domain-containing protein; translated protein: MAFEKTNQLGVEKLLPVFVVISVFLAFAVGVLWNKVSYLENGTPTSKTVTPTANGAAADAVANQPKNGKLTEDQAAKLTPVNDKDHVRGNKNAKVFLVEYSDLQCPYCSSFHPTTTQILEEYGDKVALVYRHFPLDQIHPQARPAAVASECIADLGGQDAYWKFLDAVFADQKGSLADMSSIAVKAGVSKVAFQTCIDSGKFDSAVEEDYQSGLTVGITGTPGSLVVNEKGEVWLVPGALPFAQLKTTIDEALAS